One part of the Chryseobacterium mulctrae genome encodes these proteins:
- a CDS encoding CDP-alcohol phosphatidyltransferase family protein: protein MKSVPYILISIRFLFAPIILFLAYVKGEESRFLILALMFIGLLTDIFDGIIARKVGVSSEKLRRLDSQVDLVFWLSLGLATYFLNTELIKNHWQSIALIFIMEALCYIISWIKFGKETCTHAWFSKLWGLSLLIAFTYLIGFQQAGWAFHLTIILGIISHIDVILIILILPKWQYDVPSFYHAWQIRQGKQRKKTTFFN from the coding sequence ATGAAAAGTGTACCTTATATATTAATATCAATCCGTTTTCTTTTTGCACCGATTATTTTGTTTTTAGCTTATGTAAAAGGTGAAGAATCTCGATTTTTAATTTTAGCCTTAATGTTTATTGGATTGCTTACGGATATTTTTGACGGAATCATCGCTCGAAAAGTGGGAGTTTCCTCAGAAAAATTAAGAAGATTGGATAGTCAGGTTGATTTAGTATTTTGGCTTTCTTTAGGGTTGGCTACCTACTTTTTGAATACCGAATTGATAAAAAATCATTGGCAAAGTATTGCTTTAATTTTCATCATGGAAGCATTATGTTATATTATAAGCTGGATAAAATTTGGAAAAGAAACCTGTACTCACGCATGGTTTTCAAAATTGTGGGGATTGAGTTTACTGATTGCTTTCACTTATTTAATCGGATTCCAACAGGCAGGTTGGGCATTCCATCTCACCATAATTTTAGGAATTATTTCTCACATTGATGTAATTCTGATTATTTTAATTCTTCCAAAATGGCAGTATGATGTACCAAGTTTTTATCATGCATGGCAAATCAGGCAGGGAAAGCAAAGAAAAAAGACTACTTTTTTTAATTAA
- a CDS encoding DUF805 domain-containing protein has translation MILLLFKNKTMFQNVFSTEGRIRRTEFALSILIHVGAVFFTVFLAVITKIDFFFIITALVWFAGIIFRVIQGAKRCHDIGVSGWFQFIPFFIIAMAFVDSNRGSNKYGDNPKGIGNYYTIDEIGTKNY, from the coding sequence ATGATACTTTTACTCTTCAAAAATAAAACCATGTTTCAAAACGTATTTTCAACTGAAGGAAGAATCAGAAGAACAGAATTTGCTCTATCCATTTTAATACATGTAGGAGCTGTTTTTTTCACCGTTTTTTTAGCAGTCATTACCAAGATTGATTTTTTCTTTATCATTACAGCGCTTGTTTGGTTTGCAGGAATAATTTTCAGAGTTATTCAGGGAGCAAAAAGATGTCATGATATCGGAGTGAGTGGCTGGTTTCAGTTTATTCCTTTTTTTATTATTGCAATGGCTTTTGTAGATAGCAATCGTGGGAGCAATAAGTACGGTGATAATCCTAAAGGCATCGGAAATTATTATACAATCGACGAAATTGGCACAAAAAATTATTAA
- the asnS gene encoding asparagine--tRNA ligase: MKKQTIKEVLEGYKKVLHHDITVYGWVRTFRANRFIALNDGSTINNLQIVVDFENFDQELISKISTASSLKVVGEVVESQGAGQAVEIIAKKIIILGDNYTEERDKTILQPKKHSLEVLREQAHLRFRTNLFGAVFRVRHAVSFAIHSFFNQNQFFYINTPIVTGADAEGAGEMFGVTNFDLNNIPRDEQGDIDFAQDFFGKKTNLTVSGQLEGETAAMGLGRIYTFGPTFRAENSNTTRHLAEFWMIEPEVAFNNLEDNIDLAEDFLKYVIQYVLDNCKDDLDFLDKRFAEEQKSKPEKERAKEGLIEKLENVIAKRFKRVSYTEAIEILLNSKENKKGKFAYPIEEWGADLQSEHERFLVEKHFECPVVLFDYPKEIKAFYMKLNDDNKTVAAMDVLFPGIGEIIGGSEREARLDVLKTKMAEMHVDEHELWWYLDTRRFGSVPHAGFGLGLERLVLFVTGMTNIRDVIPFPRTPKNAEF; the protein is encoded by the coding sequence ATGAAAAAGCAGACGATTAAAGAAGTCCTTGAGGGCTACAAAAAAGTATTACATCATGACATAACAGTTTACGGTTGGGTAAGAACATTCCGTGCAAATCGCTTTATTGCGCTAAATGATGGTTCTACGATTAATAATTTGCAAATTGTAGTTGATTTTGAAAATTTCGATCAAGAATTAATCAGTAAAATTAGCACTGCTTCTTCTCTAAAAGTAGTAGGAGAGGTGGTAGAAAGTCAGGGAGCCGGACAAGCCGTAGAAATTATTGCCAAAAAAATCATCATTTTAGGCGATAACTATACTGAGGAAAGAGACAAAACGATTTTACAACCAAAAAAACACTCTTTAGAGGTTTTAAGAGAGCAGGCGCATTTAAGATTCAGAACCAATTTATTTGGAGCAGTTTTCAGAGTACGTCATGCGGTGAGTTTTGCAATTCACTCTTTTTTTAACCAAAACCAATTTTTCTACATCAATACTCCAATTGTAACAGGAGCAGATGCAGAAGGAGCAGGTGAAATGTTTGGAGTAACCAACTTCGATTTAAATAATATTCCAAGAGACGAGCAAGGCGATATCGATTTTGCTCAGGATTTCTTTGGAAAGAAAACCAACTTAACGGTTTCTGGGCAGCTTGAAGGTGAAACTGCAGCAATGGGATTGGGAAGAATTTATACTTTCGGACCAACTTTCCGTGCTGAAAACTCAAATACAACGCGTCACTTAGCAGAATTCTGGATGATCGAGCCTGAAGTTGCTTTCAATAATCTTGAAGACAACATCGATTTGGCAGAAGATTTCCTGAAATATGTCATTCAGTATGTTTTAGACAACTGTAAAGATGATTTAGATTTCTTAGACAAACGTTTTGCTGAAGAGCAAAAATCAAAACCGGAAAAAGAAAGAGCAAAAGAAGGTTTGATCGAAAAACTTGAAAATGTAATTGCCAAACGTTTCAAAAGAGTTTCTTATACCGAAGCAATTGAGATTTTATTAAACTCAAAAGAAAATAAAAAAGGAAAATTTGCTTACCCAATTGAAGAGTGGGGGGCAGATCTTCAGTCTGAGCACGAAAGATTCTTGGTAGAAAAGCATTTTGAGTGTCCTGTAGTTTTATTTGATTATCCAAAAGAAATCAAAGCATTCTACATGAAACTGAACGACGATAACAAAACCGTTGCTGCAATGGATGTACTTTTCCCAGGAATTGGTGAAATCATCGGTGGTTCAGAAAGAGAAGCGAGATTAGATGTTCTGAAAACTAAAATGGCAGAAATGCATGTTGACGAGCACGAGCTTTGGTGGTATTTAGATACCAGAAGATTTGGATCGGTTCCTCACGCAGGTTTTGGTTTAGGTTTAGAAAGATTGGTACTTTTCGTAACAGGAATGACAAACATCCGCGACGTGATTCCTTTCCCAAGGACTCCAAAAAATGCAGAATTTTAA
- a CDS encoding YqaE/Pmp3 family membrane protein has protein sequence MSFLLPFRSFMVRGEIITGNICFILLITILGWIPAAIWAALSLQNSRTGKRNERLIRTIQENKN, from the coding sequence ATTAGCTTTTTACTTCCATTTCGATCGTTCATGGTCAGAGGGGAAATTATTACCGGAAATATTTGTTTTATTTTACTGATTACAATTCTAGGCTGGATTCCGGCAGCGATTTGGGCAGCTTTATCGTTACAAAATTCAAGAACAGGAAAGAGAAATGAAAGGTTAATTCGTACAATTCAGGAAAATAAAAACTAA
- a CDS encoding helix-turn-helix domain-containing protein, translating into MKIAKAMNQEILLKQIRKKIGDKSLNDEISNILNISYDAAHRRTSMKAKFSFEEALELAKYYQISLDQFLGTENQLVVKRTRPVKTQEDLLHFFESSLKILDVFQSVNQSKVYYSAKDIPFFYTISDTILSRFKFYVWMNLLNEDKFLCSFEDFDLPYHSPKNEMLKNLYENQNVTEVWNDTTIMSILMQISFYSEMGLLKYKDIVLILDEVRSVIQNIEHKIQHNPDFNFYVNDLVILSNNILFKNEYQSSFFIPFNMFGYMMTNDDKTCSDTLVYFEHEIKNSKSLNTSGNRERKMFFNKMYNQIDDLLEKLKS; encoded by the coding sequence GTGAAAATCGCAAAAGCAATGAATCAGGAGATACTACTAAAGCAGATAAGAAAGAAAATAGGTGACAAATCTTTGAATGATGAGATTTCCAATATTCTCAACATCAGTTACGATGCTGCTCACAGACGTACTTCTATGAAAGCAAAATTCAGTTTTGAAGAAGCTTTGGAACTGGCAAAATATTACCAGATTTCTCTCGATCAGTTTTTGGGAACGGAAAATCAATTGGTGGTTAAAAGAACACGTCCGGTAAAAACACAGGAAGATTTATTGCATTTTTTTGAAAGTTCACTGAAGATTTTGGATGTTTTCCAAAGTGTCAATCAGTCGAAAGTCTATTATTCTGCGAAAGACATTCCGTTTTTTTATACGATCTCAGATACTATTCTTTCGCGTTTTAAATTTTATGTTTGGATGAATTTGCTGAACGAAGACAAATTTCTGTGTTCTTTTGAAGATTTTGACCTTCCCTATCATTCTCCGAAAAATGAAATGCTGAAAAATTTATATGAAAATCAGAACGTAACCGAAGTCTGGAATGACACCACGATTATGAGTATTCTGATGCAGATTTCGTTTTACTCCGAAATGGGTCTTTTAAAATATAAAGATATTGTACTTATTTTGGATGAAGTAAGAAGTGTCATTCAAAATATTGAGCATAAAATACAGCACAATCCTGATTTTAACTTCTACGTCAACGATTTGGTTATCTTAAGCAATAATATTTTGTTTAAAAATGAATATCAATCGTCTTTTTTTATTCCTTTTAACATGTTTGGATACATGATGACCAATGACGACAAAACTTGTAGCGATACTTTAGTTTATTTCGAGCACGAAATTAAAAATTCAAAATCGTTGAATACTTCCGGAAACCGGGAAAGAAAAATGTTTTTCAATAAAATGTATAATCAGATTGATGACTTACTTGAGAAGCTAAAATCTTAA
- a CDS encoding nitroreductase family protein: MNKAEVLKDIIEQRRSIFPKDYNETEISQEIIDEILHSATLAPNHKRTKPWRFKIFKGEEKANLAVEMQEIYKSVTAPQVFLEKKYQDIGFKINKADAVVSIIVNFSGMVPEWEEIAAVSMAVQNMYLTCTANGVGCYWSSPKIVDHLKDSLTIEENQKCLGLFYMGNVD, encoded by the coding sequence ATGAATAAAGCAGAAGTCTTAAAAGATATTATAGAACAGAGAAGAAGCATCTTCCCAAAAGATTATAACGAAACAGAAATCTCTCAGGAAATCATCGATGAAATTCTTCATTCGGCAACATTGGCTCCCAATCATAAGCGTACAAAACCTTGGCGTTTCAAAATTTTTAAAGGGGAAGAAAAAGCAAATTTAGCTGTAGAAATGCAGGAAATTTACAAATCGGTTACCGCTCCACAAGTTTTTTTAGAAAAAAAATATCAGGATATTGGTTTTAAAATCAATAAAGCAGATGCTGTGGTTTCTATTATTGTTAATTTCAGCGGAATGGTTCCTGAATGGGAAGAAATTGCAGCGGTTTCTATGGCTGTACAGAATATGTATCTTACGTGTACCGCAAATGGAGTGGGTTGCTACTGGAGTTCTCCAAAAATTGTTGACCATTTAAAAGATTCTTTAACGATCGAAGAAAACCAAAAATGTCTTGGATTGTTTTACATGGGAAATGTTGATTAG
- a CDS encoding M3 family metallopeptidase gives MNILTEKFSTPYHSAPFNQIKNEDYLPAFKELIQKSEEEINAIVNDPEEPTFENTIEALSFSGEQLDVASNIFFNLNSAETSDELQQIAQEVSPILTEYSSKISQNEALFNKIKKVYDEKEKYNLNEEQQMLLNETYKGFVRSGALLNEEDKEKLKKISMDLSLKSLQFGQNVLASTNNYFKHITNKEDLAGIPEAILEQYAEEAKERNLDGYVLTLQYPSYIPLMTYAENRELRKEIALANGKKSFDGGEFDNQNLIKELLNLKQQKAELLGYATYADYVLEERMAKSPTKVIDFLNELLTKAKPYAEKEIEELKALAKADGIDEMQGYDHAFYAEKLRKAKYDLNDEELKPYFPLEQVQEAVFGLSKQLFGLTFEERNDIPKYHEDVKVYEVKEVFDSAQTDNQEPSTDNQQPSTSYKALLYVDYFPRKGKRAGAWMTSYKNQYIKDGENSRPHISIVCNFSKPTKDTPSLLTFQEVTTLFHEFGHALHGMLANTQYPNLSGTSVKWDFVELPSQFLENFCYEPEFLKTFAKHYKTGEILPDEKIEKIAQSKNFMEGYQTLRQIGFGLLDMNYHKKVGELEHKSVKEFEDNYTKATQLYPANPETAMSPSFSHIFQGGYSAGYYSYKWAEVLDADAFQYFKENGIFNPEIAAKYKILLSSGGTKDPMELYKNFRGSEPKVESLLKRAFG, from the coding sequence ATGAATATTTTAACAGAAAAATTCAGTACACCATATCATTCAGCGCCATTTAATCAAATAAAAAACGAAGATTATCTTCCTGCTTTCAAAGAATTAATTCAGAAATCTGAAGAAGAAATCAACGCAATTGTAAATGATCCGGAAGAACCAACTTTTGAAAATACCATTGAAGCATTGTCTTTTTCAGGTGAACAGCTTGATGTAGCTTCCAATATATTTTTCAATTTAAATTCTGCAGAAACAAGTGACGAACTTCAGCAAATCGCTCAGGAAGTCTCTCCTATTTTAACAGAATATTCTTCAAAAATCTCTCAAAACGAAGCTCTTTTCAATAAAATCAAAAAAGTTTACGACGAAAAAGAGAAATATAATCTGAATGAAGAACAGCAAATGCTTTTAAATGAAACTTATAAAGGTTTTGTAAGAAGCGGTGCTTTATTAAATGAAGAAGACAAAGAAAAATTAAAGAAAATCAGCATGGATTTATCTTTAAAATCACTTCAGTTCGGGCAAAATGTATTGGCTTCAACTAATAATTATTTTAAACACATCACAAATAAAGAAGATCTTGCAGGAATTCCAGAGGCTATTTTAGAACAATATGCTGAAGAAGCGAAAGAAAGAAATTTGGATGGCTATGTTTTGACATTGCAATATCCAAGCTACATTCCGTTGATGACCTATGCCGAAAACCGTGAACTGAGAAAAGAAATTGCGTTGGCAAACGGTAAAAAGTCTTTCGACGGCGGTGAATTTGACAATCAAAATTTAATAAAAGAACTTCTAAATTTAAAACAACAAAAAGCAGAACTCTTAGGCTATGCAACTTATGCAGATTACGTTTTGGAGGAAAGAATGGCAAAATCTCCGACAAAAGTTATTGACTTTCTGAATGAACTTTTAACTAAAGCAAAACCTTACGCAGAAAAAGAAATCGAAGAATTAAAAGCTTTAGCAAAAGCCGATGGAATCGATGAAATGCAAGGTTATGATCACGCATTTTATGCCGAAAAACTTCGTAAAGCAAAATATGATCTGAATGATGAAGAATTAAAACCTTATTTCCCATTAGAACAGGTTCAGGAAGCTGTTTTTGGATTATCAAAACAACTTTTCGGATTAACTTTTGAAGAGAGAAACGATATTCCGAAATATCATGAAGATGTAAAAGTTTATGAAGTAAAAGAAGTCTTCGACTCCGCTCAGACTGACAACCAAGAACCATCAACTGACAACCAACAACCATCAACTAGCTACAAAGCTCTGCTTTACGTGGATTATTTCCCAAGAAAAGGCAAAAGAGCGGGAGCCTGGATGACGAGTTATAAAAATCAATATATAAAAGATGGCGAAAATTCTCGTCCCCACATTTCTATTGTCTGTAATTTCAGCAAACCGACGAAAGATACACCGAGTTTATTGACGTTCCAGGAAGTGACAACCTTGTTCCATGAATTTGGGCATGCGTTACACGGAATGTTAGCGAATACTCAATATCCAAATCTTTCCGGAACTTCTGTGAAATGGGATTTTGTGGAATTACCTTCTCAGTTTTTAGAAAACTTCTGCTACGAACCGGAATTCTTGAAGACTTTTGCTAAACATTATAAAACCGGAGAAATTCTTCCTGACGAAAAAATCGAAAAAATTGCTCAGTCGAAAAACTTTATGGAAGGTTATCAGACGTTGAGACAAATTGGTTTTGGATTGTTGGATATGAATTACCACAAGAAAGTTGGAGAATTGGAGCATAAAAGTGTGAAAGAGTTTGAGGATAACTATACAAAAGCGACACAACTTTATCCTGCAAATCCTGAAACAGCGATGAGTCCAAGTTTTTCACATATTTTCCAGGGTGGATATTCTGCTGGATATTATTCTTATAAATGGGCAGAAGTTTTGGATGCCGATGCTTTTCAATACTTTAAAGAAAACGGAATTTTCAATCCTGAAATCGCTGCAAAGTATAAAATTCTTCTTTCTTCCGGCGGAACAAAAGATCCGATGGAATTGTATAAAAATTTCAGAGGAAGCGAACCAAAAGTGGAGAGTTTGCTGAAGAGGGCGTTTGGATAA
- a CDS encoding nuclear transport factor 2 family protein: protein MSQNKKTVQKYMDSFQETDHEKILSCLTEDVIWEMPGVYLHHGKEAFDKEIENENFTGKPKITVFRMTEENDIVIAEGNVVASFKNGDILNADFCDVFEMKNGLIKKLVSYLMQKN from the coding sequence ATGTCTCAAAACAAAAAGACCGTACAGAAATACATGGATTCTTTTCAGGAAACAGATCATGAAAAGATTTTAAGTTGCCTTACCGAAGATGTGATCTGGGAAATGCCCGGAGTTTATCTTCATCATGGAAAAGAAGCGTTTGACAAAGAAATAGAGAACGAAAACTTTACCGGAAAACCTAAAATTACAGTTTTCAGAATGACCGAAGAAAATGATATCGTGATTGCTGAAGGAAATGTGGTTGCCAGTTTTAAAAATGGAGATATTCTGAACGCTGATTTTTGCGATGTTTTTGAAATGAAAAACGGACTCATTAAAAAGCTGGTTTCTTATTTAATGCAGAAAAACTAA
- a CDS encoding SRPBCC family protein: protein MRTILKIIGGIILLIIVYAIVAVLAFGKNYHYEKSMVMNAPKEKVWQQIASMKSFNQWNPWMKLDKNMTINYTGTSGEVGDKYCWDSQNDDAGAGCQEIKEIIPNEKQKTEMLFKRPFEGQAISDIVLTSEGNSTKVTWSMDTEQETWMKIMRPMMDYQMEKSYEEGLNNLKALVEK, encoded by the coding sequence ATGAGAACAATTTTAAAAATTATTGGAGGAATTATCCTCCTGATTATTGTGTATGCAATCGTTGCAGTATTGGCTTTTGGTAAAAATTATCACTACGAAAAATCGATGGTAATGAATGCACCGAAAGAAAAAGTGTGGCAGCAAATTGCTTCTATGAAATCTTTTAACCAATGGAATCCTTGGATGAAATTAGACAAAAACATGACAATTAATTACACCGGGACTTCAGGTGAAGTAGGAGATAAGTATTGTTGGGACAGCCAAAATGATGATGCAGGAGCTGGATGTCAGGAAATTAAAGAGATTATTCCCAACGAAAAACAAAAAACAGAAATGCTTTTCAAAAGACCTTTCGAAGGACAGGCGATTTCTGATATTGTTTTAACTTCAGAAGGAAATTCAACAAAAGTGACCTGGAGTATGGATACCGAACAGGAAACCTGGATGAAAATTATGAGACCGATGATGGATTACCAAATGGAAAAATCTTACGAAGAAGGTCTTAATAATCTAAAAGCTTTGGTTGAAAAGTAA
- the rimM gene encoding ribosome maturation factor RimM (Essential for efficient processing of 16S rRNA) produces the protein MKKEDCYLLGKITRRHGLAGNVILKLDTDQPELYKKLDSIFVEINGLLVPFFIEKSSWSKLDALNIAFKNSNEALVDQSLGKSVYLPLTSLPQLTGKQFYYHEIIGYEIFDEQDNSCGIIRSVNDQTAQNYFVTNLDGKEVVIPLIKDWILEVDREEKFIKMQLPEGLIDVFLVPSKKDE, from the coding sequence ATGAAAAAAGAAGATTGCTATTTATTAGGAAAAATTACACGCAGACATGGGCTTGCCGGAAACGTAATCCTTAAACTGGATACAGACCAACCCGAGCTTTATAAAAAACTGGATTCTATTTTTGTGGAAATCAATGGTTTGCTGGTGCCTTTTTTTATTGAAAAATCTTCTTGGAGCAAACTGGATGCTCTGAATATTGCTTTTAAAAATTCTAATGAGGCTTTGGTAGATCAGTCTTTAGGTAAAAGTGTCTATCTTCCTTTGACAAGTTTGCCTCAACTTACCGGGAAACAATTTTATTATCACGAAATAATCGGATATGAAATTTTTGATGAGCAGGATAACAGTTGCGGAATCATCAGATCTGTGAATGATCAGACGGCTCAGAATTATTTTGTAACCAATTTAGATGGTAAAGAAGTAGTGATTCCTTTGATTAAAGACTGGATTCTTGAAGTTGACCGTGAGGAAAAATTTATCAAAATGCAGCTTCCGGAAGGTTTGATCGATGTTTTCTTGGTGCCTTCTAAAAAGGATGAGTAA
- a CDS encoding LA_2272 family surface repeat-containing protein: protein MKTNLLAIALVMSSLYFGQDSLKIKSALVTVNPQNKNLRNTNGLNVGVLDDYQKQRINGLNLQANPISLIYPLIPKALPVPSKKISTVTVSGLHLSTGGMVDGEKLNGLGISIYHHCRITNGVSVNFYNNTSGILNGIHISGFVNNSLKGNGLNIAFLGNYSDDFKGMQVAIFNQSEKMKGMQIGLVNKSKKMKGLQIGLWNENEKRKLPLINWNFKSKKEKL from the coding sequence ATGAAAACAAACTTATTAGCAATAGCATTAGTGATGAGCTCATTGTATTTCGGACAAGACAGTCTGAAAATAAAATCAGCCTTAGTTACAGTAAATCCGCAAAATAAAAATCTTAGAAATACAAACGGTCTTAACGTTGGAGTTTTAGATGATTATCAAAAACAGAGAATTAATGGTTTAAATCTTCAGGCAAATCCGATAAGCTTGATATATCCTTTAATTCCTAAAGCTTTACCGGTTCCTTCTAAAAAAATATCAACAGTAACTGTAAGTGGATTGCATCTATCTACAGGAGGTATGGTTGATGGAGAAAAATTGAATGGTTTGGGGATTTCTATTTATCATCATTGCAGAATAACCAATGGGGTCTCCGTTAATTTTTATAATAATACTTCGGGAATTTTAAATGGAATTCACATTTCAGGTTTTGTTAATAATTCCTTGAAAGGTAATGGTTTAAACATAGCTTTTTTAGGAAATTATTCTGATGATTTTAAAGGAATGCAGGTCGCAATTTTCAATCAATCGGAAAAAATGAAAGGAATGCAAATAGGTTTGGTTAATAAATCTAAAAAAATGAAAGGTTTACAAATTGGACTTTGGAATGAAAATGAAAAAAGAAAATTACCTCTTATCAACTGGAATTTTAAATCTAAAAAAGAAAAACTATGA
- a CDS encoding 30S ribosomal protein S16, with amino-acid sequence MSVKIRLQRHGSKGRPFFHIVVADARARRDGRFIEKLGTYNPITNPATIDLNVDSAVKWLNNGAQPTDTAKAILSYKGVLYKKHLQGGVAKGAFDEAEAEKRFSAWIEAKESKVQGKADGLATAKADAKKAALDAETKVKEARIAAAAQAEADAKAAEEAANAPAEEVTEATEEPTAEAEGTEETQA; translated from the coding sequence ATGTCAGTAAAAATCAGATTACAAAGACACGGATCAAAAGGTAGACCTTTTTTTCACATCGTAGTTGCAGATGCAAGAGCTAGAAGAGATGGTAGATTCATCGAAAAATTAGGTACTTACAACCCAATTACTAACCCTGCTACAATAGATTTAAATGTTGATTCTGCTGTAAAGTGGTTAAACAACGGAGCTCAGCCAACTGATACTGCTAAAGCTATTCTTTCTTACAAAGGAGTTCTTTACAAAAAACACTTACAAGGTGGTGTTGCTAAAGGTGCTTTTGATGAGGCTGAAGCTGAAAAAAGATTCAGTGCTTGGATCGAAGCTAAAGAATCTAAAGTACAAGGTAAAGCTGATGGTTTGGCAACAGCTAAAGCTGACGCTAAAAAAGCTGCTTTGGATGCTGAAACTAAAGTAAAAGAAGCTAGAATTGCTGCTGCTGCACAAGCTGAAGCTGATGCGAAAGCTGCTGAAGAAGCTGCAAACGCTCCTGCTGAAGAAGTTACAGAAGCTACAGAAGAACCAACTGCTGAAGCAGAAGGAACTGAAGAAACTCAGGCTTAA
- the rpoN gene encoding RNA polymerase factor sigma-54 produces the protein MLKQHLQLKLGQKLAPQQIQLMKLIQLHTLEFEEELERELEENPALEVAKDESKEDEYSTLDESYESEGSESIETDFDVNEYLYDDEPSYKTASSNYSADDEDFDNESLLTEGQSLYDYLMEQINLININDEDLKIAEYIIGNLDTDGYLRREIKAIVDDLAFSQGIYTTKEKVEDILENYIQKLDPSGVGARGLQECLLLQIEKKISSDKAVSLAANILRYQFDALTNKHYNKIIQKYDIEEEDLKDALEEISKLSPKVGGNFDTQTITINQEIIPDFVIQVKDGQVIPMLNSKNAPTLRVSEEYKDILTTYSHDKKSSEHKQAALFIKQKLDAAKWYIDAINQRQNTLLQTINAIVKFQHNYFITGDEKSLKPMILKDIADITGFDISTISRVVKSKYADTPNGILYLKDLFSDSLTNDDGEEVSTKEIKNHLQEVISKENKRKPLTDDALVVILKEQGYNIARRTIAKYREQLNIPVARLRKEL, from the coding sequence ATGCTAAAACAACATTTACAACTTAAATTAGGACAGAAACTTGCTCCTCAGCAGATTCAGCTGATGAAGTTGATTCAGCTTCATACTTTGGAGTTTGAGGAAGAACTCGAAAGGGAACTTGAAGAAAATCCTGCACTGGAAGTAGCAAAGGATGAGTCTAAAGAAGATGAATACTCAACTTTAGATGAAAGCTATGAAAGTGAAGGTTCGGAAAGTATAGAAACTGATTTCGACGTCAACGAATATCTGTATGATGATGAACCAAGCTATAAAACGGCTTCAAGTAATTATTCTGCCGATGATGAAGATTTTGATAATGAAAGCCTCCTTACTGAAGGACAGTCGTTGTATGACTATCTAATGGAGCAAATCAACCTTATCAACATTAATGATGAAGATCTGAAAATTGCTGAATACATTATTGGTAATCTAGATACCGATGGTTATTTGAGAAGAGAGATAAAGGCAATTGTAGATGATTTGGCTTTTTCACAAGGGATTTATACGACCAAAGAGAAAGTTGAAGATATCCTTGAAAACTATATTCAGAAATTAGATCCATCTGGTGTTGGAGCAAGAGGTTTGCAGGAATGTCTTTTACTTCAGATTGAGAAAAAAATCAGTTCTGATAAAGCGGTTTCTTTGGCTGCCAATATTTTGAGATATCAATTTGATGCGCTTACCAATAAGCATTACAATAAGATTATTCAGAAATATGATATTGAGGAAGAAGATTTGAAGGATGCTTTAGAGGAAATTTCAAAATTATCTCCAAAAGTAGGTGGAAACTTTGATACCCAAACCATTACAATCAATCAGGAAATTATTCCGGATTTTGTAATACAGGTGAAAGATGGGCAGGTTATTCCAATGCTTAACAGTAAAAATGCACCTACTTTAAGAGTCTCTGAAGAATATAAAGACATTTTAACTACTTATTCTCACGATAAAAAGTCATCTGAGCACAAACAGGCAGCATTATTTATTAAACAAAAATTAGATGCTGCAAAATGGTATATAGACGCGATTAATCAACGTCAGAATACTTTGCTTCAGACGATTAATGCTATTGTGAAGTTTCAGCATAATTATTTTATCACAGGTGATGAGAAGTCTTTAAAACCTATGATTTTAAAAGACATCGCAGATATTACAGGTTTTGATATCTCAACGATTTCAAGAGTTGTTAAAAGTAAGTATGCAGATACACCTAACGGAATTCTTTACCTTAAAGATTTGTTTTCTGACAGTTTAACCAATGATGACGGTGAAGAAGTTTCTACAAAAGAAATTAAAAATCATCTTCAGGAAGTAATCAGCAAAGAAAATAAGAGAAAACCTTTAACGGATGATGCCTTAGTGGTAATCCTTAAAGAACAAGGATATAATATTGCAAGAAGAACGATTGCAAAGTACCGTGAACAGCTCAATATTCCGGTTGCAAGACTTAGAAAAGAACTTTAA